Proteins encoded by one window of Sorex araneus isolate mSorAra2 chromosome 3, mSorAra2.pri, whole genome shotgun sequence:
- the DUOXA2 gene encoding dual oxidase maturation factor 2: protein MTLWDGVLPFYPQAPRAAGFSVPLLIVIVVFLALASSFLLILPGIRGHSRWFWLVRVLLSLFIGAEIVAVHFSAEWSVGRVDTNTSYKAFSVERVQAHVGLHVGLEGINITLTGTPVRQMNETIDYNEQFHWRFGENYEEEYARALAKGLPDPVLYLAEKFTPSSPCGLYSQYRLAGHYASATLWVAFCFWLLSNALFSMPVPLYGGLALLVTGAFVLFSVFAFASISSVPLCPFRFGSSALTTHYGVAFWITLATGILCLLLGVAVASLHYLRPGALRIFLDQSLKDCGDYTKGGFPPVLSNPFHKPLEPAVITSTKL from the exons ATGACGCTGTGGGATGGGGTGCTACCTTTCTACCCTCAGGCCCCCCGCGCTGCGGGCTTCAGCGTCCCGCTGCTCATCGTCATTGTGGTGTTCTTGGCCTTGGCCTCCAGCTTCCTGCTCATCTTGCCCGGGATTCGTGGCCATTCG CGCTGGTTCTGGTTGGTGAGAGTTCTTCTCAGTCTGTTTATAGGTGCAGAAattgtgg CTGTGCATTTCAGCGCAGAGTGGTCGGTGGGCAGAGTCGATACCAATACTTCCTACAAAGCCTTCAGCGTTGAGCGGGTCCAAGCGCATGTCGGTCTGCACGTGGGCCTGGAGGGTATCAACATAACACTCACAG GGACCCCAGTGCGGCAGATGAACGAAACCATTGACTACAACGAGCAGTTCCATTGGCGTTTCGGGGAGAACTATGAGGAGGAGTACGCCCGGGCATTGGCGAAGGGGCTGCCAGATCCCGTGCTCTACTTGGCGGAGAAGTTCACGCCAAGCAGCCCGTGTGGGCTGTACAGCCAGTACCGCCTGGCGGGCCACTATGCTTCGGCCACGCTGTG GGTGGCGTTCTGTTTCTGGCTGCTCTCCAACGCGCTGTTCTCCATGCCCGTCCCGCTCTACGGCGGCCTGGCGCTGCTCGTCACCGGCGCCTTCGTACTCTTCTCTGTCTTCGCCTTCGCCTCCATCTCCAGCGTGCCCCTCTGCCCCTTCCGCTTTGGCTCCTCGGCCCTCACCACGCACTACGGGGTCGCCTTCTGGATCACGCTGGCCACCG GCATCCTGTGTCTCCTCCTGGGCGTCGCTGTGGCGAGTCTCCACTACCTTCGACCGGGAGCTCTTCGCATCTTCTTGGACCAAAGCCTCAAAGACTGCGGAGACTATACGAAAGGCGGCTTTCCCCCTGTGCTCAGTAACCCGTTTCACAAGCCGTTAGAGCCAGCGGTCATAACTAGTACTAAATTGTAA
- the DUOXA1 gene encoding dual oxidase maturation factor 1 isoform X1, with protein sequence MAVLGDMLPFYPGPKPTFPMDTTLAVIITIFLTALVTFIIILPGIRGKMRLFWLLRVVTSLFIGAVILAVNFSSEWSVGQVSTNTSYKAFSSEWIKAEVGLQVGLRGVNITLTGTPVQQLNETINYNEEFTWRLGASYAKEYTKALEKGLPDPVLYLAEKFTPNSPCGLHSQYRLAGHYTSATLWVAFLCWLLTNVMLSMPVLVYGGHMLLATGIFQLLALVFFSTTMSLSPHCPLRLGPMVLRTHLGPAFWITLATGLLCVLLGLAMAAAHRMQPHRLKTFFNQSMGEGPVLNWNPEEGGLLSPRYRSTAESPEPQNIPLSEASSEACCKEEHPEEPNCAL encoded by the exons ATGGCTGTTTTGGGAGACATGTTACCCTTCTACCCTGGCCCCAAGCCCACCTTCCCGATGGACACCACCTTGGCAGTCATCATCACCATCTTCCTCACGGCACTGGTGACCTTCATCATCATCCTGCCAGGCATCCGGGGCAAGATG AGGCTGTTCTGGCTGCTGCGGGTGGTGACCAGCTTATTCATCGGGGCTGTGATCCTGG CTGTGAATTTCAGTTCCGAGTGGTCAGTGGGCCAGGTCAGCACCAACACGTCCTATAAGGCCTTCAGTTCCGAGTGGATCAAGGCCGAAGTTGGGCTGCAGGTCGGGCTTCGAGGAGTGAACATCACACTCACAg GAACCCCAGTGCAGCAGCTGAACGAGACCATCAATTACAACGAGGAGTTCACCTGGCGCCTGGGCGCAAGCTACGCTAAGGAGTACACAAAGGCCCTGGAGAAGGGGCTGCCGGACCCCGTGCTCTATCTGGCCGAGAAGTTTACCCCAAACAGCCCCTGTGGCCTGCATAGCCAGTATCGCCTGGCAGGACACTACACTTCGGCCACTCTGTG GGTGGCTTTCCTCTGCTGGCTGCTGACCAACGTGATGCTCTCCATGCCTGTGCTGGTCTACGGTGGCCACATGCTGTTGGCCACGGGCATCTTCCAGCTGCTGGCCCTGGTCTTCTTCTCCACCACCATGTCACTCAGCCCACACTGCCCCCTACGCCTGGGCCCCATGGTGCTGCGTACCCACCTTGGGCCTGCCTTCTGGATCACACTGGCTACAG GGctgctgtgtgtgctgctggggctggctatGGCGGCGGCCCACAGGATGCAGCCCCACAGGCTGAAAACTTTCTTCAACCAGAGCATGGGGGAAGGCCCTGTGCTGAACTGGAATCCTGAGGAAGGAGGACTCCTGAGCCCTCGGTACCGCTCCACGGCTGAGAGTCCCGAGCCCCAGAACATCCCGCTCTCAGAGGCTTCCTCTGAGGCCTGTTGCAAGGAGGAGCACCCTGAAGAACCCAACTGTGCCCTATAA
- the DUOXA1 gene encoding dual oxidase maturation factor 1 isoform X2 — MAVLGDMLPFYPGPKPTFPMDTTLAVIITIFLTALVTFIIILPGIRGKMRLFWLLRVVTSLFIGAVILGTPVQQLNETINYNEEFTWRLGASYAKEYTKALEKGLPDPVLYLAEKFTPNSPCGLHSQYRLAGHYTSATLWVAFLCWLLTNVMLSMPVLVYGGHMLLATGIFQLLALVFFSTTMSLSPHCPLRLGPMVLRTHLGPAFWITLATGLLCVLLGLAMAAAHRMQPHRLKTFFNQSMGEGPVLNWNPEEGGLLSPRYRSTAESPEPQNIPLSEASSEACCKEEHPEEPNCAL, encoded by the exons ATGGCTGTTTTGGGAGACATGTTACCCTTCTACCCTGGCCCCAAGCCCACCTTCCCGATGGACACCACCTTGGCAGTCATCATCACCATCTTCCTCACGGCACTGGTGACCTTCATCATCATCCTGCCAGGCATCCGGGGCAAGATG AGGCTGTTCTGGCTGCTGCGGGTGGTGACCAGCTTATTCATCGGGGCTGTGATCCTGG GAACCCCAGTGCAGCAGCTGAACGAGACCATCAATTACAACGAGGAGTTCACCTGGCGCCTGGGCGCAAGCTACGCTAAGGAGTACACAAAGGCCCTGGAGAAGGGGCTGCCGGACCCCGTGCTCTATCTGGCCGAGAAGTTTACCCCAAACAGCCCCTGTGGCCTGCATAGCCAGTATCGCCTGGCAGGACACTACACTTCGGCCACTCTGTG GGTGGCTTTCCTCTGCTGGCTGCTGACCAACGTGATGCTCTCCATGCCTGTGCTGGTCTACGGTGGCCACATGCTGTTGGCCACGGGCATCTTCCAGCTGCTGGCCCTGGTCTTCTTCTCCACCACCATGTCACTCAGCCCACACTGCCCCCTACGCCTGGGCCCCATGGTGCTGCGTACCCACCTTGGGCCTGCCTTCTGGATCACACTGGCTACAG GGctgctgtgtgtgctgctggggctggctatGGCGGCGGCCCACAGGATGCAGCCCCACAGGCTGAAAACTTTCTTCAACCAGAGCATGGGGGAAGGCCCTGTGCTGAACTGGAATCCTGAGGAAGGAGGACTCCTGAGCCCTCGGTACCGCTCCACGGCTGAGAGTCCCGAGCCCCAGAACATCCCGCTCTCAGAGGCTTCCTCTGAGGCCTGTTGCAAGGAGGAGCACCCTGAAGAACCCAACTGTGCCCTATAA